One window of the Gammaproteobacteria bacterium genome contains the following:
- a CDS encoding B12-binding domain-containing radical SAM protein, with the protein MRNALLVYPDYPPSYWGINHALEMLGVKAAFPPLGLLTVASMFPPEYDLRVVDMNVSDLKDSDLDWADMVFTSTMIVQRESLRKVIERCNHAGIPVVAGGPYPTSFHQEIPGVDHFILDEAEEIFPRFLRDLEQGKARAIYREPRKPDVTRTPVPRFDLVDLGHYHAMCVQFSRGCPFDCEFCDITKLYGRVPRTKTPEQMVEEFEALYRLGWRGYVFLVDDNFIGNKRDALNMLPAIAEWQRAHRYPFQLFTEASVNLARMDSVMDAMIEAGFNGVFLGIETPNPKALAITKKPQNISRREEDYLLKAVRKIQHRGMQVMGGFILGLDGDDERVFDSQIQFIQDSGIPMALVGLLTALKGTDLYTRLQSENRLLDVPVGTSATAVNFVPQMDPTTLLEGYLRVISTVYDPSLENYFERCLTLLKHLKPLPHVTPTVSKSALYLGLMTVRRRLLPSQIPAYSRYIAKVSKEHPSMLPEAIRLAALGHHFEKFTRQQKVLQGFKDFLEAELGAFREAVSRGGTNERMVDSRRQALMARVDSRYRSIPDDFRFDADGIDDAVASFRSAVEDTDAPTPAGSTRGARSDALPVVGKLPRRH; encoded by the coding sequence ATGCGTAATGCTCTGCTGGTCTACCCCGATTATCCGCCCTCCTACTGGGGTATCAACCACGCCCTGGAGATGCTGGGCGTGAAGGCGGCCTTTCCGCCGCTCGGGCTCCTCACGGTCGCGTCGATGTTTCCACCGGAATACGATCTTCGGGTCGTGGACATGAACGTTTCGGACCTGAAGGACTCCGATCTGGATTGGGCCGATATGGTGTTTACGTCAACCATGATCGTGCAGAGGGAGTCCCTGCGGAAGGTGATCGAGCGCTGCAATCACGCCGGCATTCCCGTGGTCGCGGGAGGGCCCTATCCGACATCATTCCATCAGGAAATCCCGGGAGTCGATCACTTCATTCTGGACGAAGCGGAGGAGATCTTCCCCCGGTTCCTGCGGGATCTCGAACAAGGCAAAGCCAGAGCCATCTATCGCGAGCCGCGGAAACCCGATGTCACCCGGACGCCCGTCCCGCGCTTCGACCTCGTCGACCTCGGGCACTATCACGCCATGTGCGTGCAGTTCTCGCGCGGCTGCCCGTTCGACTGTGAGTTTTGTGACATTACCAAGCTCTATGGCCGCGTGCCCCGCACCAAGACGCCGGAACAGATGGTCGAAGAATTCGAAGCACTCTATCGGCTCGGTTGGCGAGGCTATGTGTTTCTGGTCGACGACAACTTCATCGGCAACAAGCGCGACGCCCTGAACATGCTGCCAGCCATCGCAGAGTGGCAGCGGGCACACAGGTATCCGTTCCAGCTGTTCACTGAAGCGAGCGTGAATCTGGCCCGAATGGACTCGGTGATGGATGCCATGATCGAGGCCGGCTTCAACGGCGTCTTCCTGGGCATCGAGACGCCGAACCCGAAAGCGCTCGCCATCACGAAGAAGCCGCAGAACATCAGCCGGCGCGAGGAGGATTACCTGCTGAAGGCCGTCCGAAAGATCCAGCACAGGGGAATGCAGGTGATGGGCGGGTTCATCCTGGGTCTGGACGGAGACGACGAGCGCGTCTTTGATTCCCAGATCCAGTTCATTCAGGACTCCGGAATTCCCATGGCGCTGGTCGGGTTGCTGACCGCGCTGAAGGGAACGGATCTCTACACCCGGCTGCAATCGGAGAACCGGCTCCTGGACGTCCCCGTCGGTACCAGCGCGACGGCCGTGAACTTCGTGCCGCAGATGGATCCCACGACATTGCTCGAGGGATATCTGCGCGTGATCTCCACAGTCTACGATCCTTCCCTCGAGAACTACTTCGAGCGCTGTCTGACGTTGCTGAAGCACCTGAAACCGCTGCCCCACGTGACCCCGACCGTGAGCAAGAGCGCGCTCTATCTGGGGCTGATGACGGTGCGTCGGCGCCTCCTGCCCAGCCAGATCCCGGCGTACAGCAGGTACATCGCGAAGGTATCAAAGGAACATCCTTCCATGTTGCCGGAGGCTATCCGTCTGGCAGCGCTGGGCCATCACTTCGAGAAATTCACCCGTCAACAGAAGGTGCTCCAGGGGTTCAAGGACTTCCTGGAAGCCGAGTTGGGGGCGTTCCGCGAGGCCGTTTCGCGTGGCGGGACGAATGAGAGAATGGTCGACAGCCGCAGGCAGGCGCTGATGGCCCGCGTGGACTCACGCTATCGGTCGATACCCGACGACTTTCGCTTCGATGCGGATGGCATCGACGATGCCGTGGCATCCTTCCGGTCCGCCGTCGAGGATACCGATGCGCCGACGCCTGCCGGCAGCACCCGCGGTGCGCGATCCGATGCGCTGCCGGTGGTTGGGAAGCTTCCCCGCCGACACTAG
- a CDS encoding SDR family oxidoreductase — protein sequence MVTGATGFVGRFLLRDLLAHESELTVHCVVRAESAERGFERLRANMQHAETWDDAFTSRIHVYCGDVSQPRFGLPGADFGRLCREIDAVYHLAADPNLVASYRSLRQVNALGVRDVLRLCLSNRLKHLFHVSTMGVFPEYVHSFAGEYRDCHIGDHAQPDLGRMKRVMPLGLLGYAWSKLVAEQAVLFAHQVGLPAAVFRFGQTTMASTGYAQSDTPPQLVFAAAVQVGMIPQGFTMRATDDPADTLTRMCTDISMNVNRRFTIYSCCNNAPSYRAMQLAEFGLNYPEVPYAVFKRACQAHGDASPMARSWPLFDHFAPYWFRGSETVQTLPVSDRAIREDCRGDINWPGPLTRYVRYNRWVRDREEEWPQAIPQLGVSLDSVLKQARRYARDNGVSFDTTYPEWMLEGLARLVEGFNAPEAGLLAKRIGHCVFDLCRILRNNAELAGERMRLPEIGRQPIEQPVFIVGINRTGTTFLHRLLARDRRFWALRAYEYVEPVIPDGGYAAVVGTPRDPRRIKAADVFAAASIVDTLAGLHHAGLDEPEEDIPILRLSLKTWVFATRYRLPEYERWLEESGTREAYHVHRRTMQHYNYQRRACHPGRQGQWIFKMPTHLMELGALLEAYPDALFIQTHREPVEFMGSWCSLVEGFRADISEPRPRRELSAEQLKAMSRMLDRAVDFRDSHPELEDRWVDVSYYDLVQDPLGIVARIYDHFGWSLEPGAVDVMDAWLTEQEERRRTEERHRYDIADYRLTREMVGAAFARYREFVSERGIRESRL from the coding sequence CTGGTTACCGGCGCAACCGGATTCGTCGGTCGCTTCCTGCTGCGAGACCTTCTCGCGCACGAATCGGAACTGACGGTCCATTGCGTCGTGCGGGCCGAATCGGCGGAGCGCGGCTTCGAGCGACTGCGCGCCAACATGCAACACGCGGAGACCTGGGACGACGCGTTCACATCGCGAATCCATGTTTACTGCGGTGATGTCTCACAGCCCCGCTTCGGACTTCCGGGAGCCGACTTTGGACGGCTTTGCCGGGAAATCGACGCTGTCTACCACCTTGCGGCCGACCCGAACCTGGTCGCGTCCTACCGGTCCCTCCGCCAGGTGAACGCTCTCGGAGTGCGCGATGTCCTCCGGCTGTGTCTGAGCAACCGCCTCAAGCACCTGTTTCACGTCTCGACCATGGGTGTGTTCCCCGAGTACGTGCACTCCTTTGCCGGCGAATACCGCGACTGTCACATCGGCGACCATGCGCAGCCGGACCTGGGTCGGATGAAGAGGGTGATGCCGCTCGGGTTGCTCGGGTATGCCTGGAGCAAGCTTGTGGCGGAACAGGCCGTCCTGTTCGCGCATCAGGTCGGCTTGCCGGCGGCGGTCTTCCGTTTCGGGCAAACCACCATGGCCTCCACCGGTTACGCCCAGTCGGACACCCCTCCACAGCTTGTCTTCGCGGCGGCGGTCCAGGTCGGAATGATTCCGCAGGGGTTCACCATGCGGGCCACCGACGATCCGGCGGATACGCTGACGCGCATGTGCACCGACATTTCCATGAATGTGAATCGGCGCTTCACTATCTACAGCTGCTGCAACAACGCGCCGTCGTACCGGGCCATGCAGCTCGCGGAGTTCGGCCTCAATTATCCGGAGGTTCCCTACGCCGTTTTCAAGCGCGCCTGCCAGGCGCACGGGGACGCGTCTCCGATGGCCCGCAGCTGGCCCCTGTTCGATCACTTCGCCCCCTATTGGTTTCGGGGCTCCGAAACGGTCCAGACGCTGCCGGTCTCCGACCGGGCCATTCGAGAGGACTGTCGTGGTGACATCAACTGGCCGGGTCCTCTCACCAGGTATGTCCGCTACAACCGCTGGGTCAGGGACCGTGAGGAAGAGTGGCCGCAGGCGATTCCGCAGCTGGGGGTCAGCCTGGACAGCGTGCTGAAGCAGGCCCGGCGATACGCCAGGGACAACGGCGTGTCCTTCGACACCACCTACCCCGAGTGGATGCTGGAGGGATTGGCCCGTCTCGTCGAGGGCTTCAACGCTCCCGAAGCCGGCCTGCTGGCAAAGCGCATCGGGCATTGCGTGTTCGACCTGTGCCGAATACTGCGCAACAACGCCGAACTGGCCGGAGAGCGCATGCGGCTGCCGGAGATCGGGCGGCAGCCAATCGAACAGCCAGTGTTCATCGTGGGCATCAACAGGACGGGCACGACCTTCCTGCACCGTCTATTGGCCCGGGACCGGCGGTTCTGGGCCTTGCGGGCCTACGAATACGTCGAGCCCGTCATTCCGGACGGCGGCTACGCAGCGGTCGTCGGCACTCCCCGGGATCCCCGCCGTATCAAGGCGGCGGACGTATTCGCAGCGGCGAGCATCGTAGATACTCTCGCGGGCCTTCACCATGCCGGGCTCGACGAACCGGAAGAGGATATCCCGATCCTCAGGTTGTCGCTCAAGACATGGGTGTTCGCGACTCGATATCGGTTGCCCGAGTACGAGCGCTGGCTCGAGGAAAGCGGCACCCGCGAGGCCTACCACGTGCATCGCCGCACCATGCAGCACTACAACTATCAGCGCAGGGCCTGTCACCCGGGCCGCCAGGGCCAATGGATCTTCAAGATGCCGACCCATCTAATGGAACTGGGTGCCCTGCTTGAGGCATATCCCGACGCCCTGTTCATTCAGACGCATCGCGAACCCGTCGAATTCATGGGGTCCTGGTGCAGTCTGGTGGAGGGCTTCCGGGCGGACATCAGCGAGCCGCGCCCCCGCAGGGAGCTGAGCGCCGAACAACTGAAAGCGATGAGTCGCATGCTCGACCGTGCCGTGGATTTCCGGGACTCGCACCCCGAACTGGAGGACCGCTGGGTCGATGTCAGCTACTACGATCTGGTACAGGACCCGTTGGGGATCGTAGCCCGCATCTACGACCATTTCGGCTGGTCGCTGGAACCCGGAGCCGTCGATGTCATGGACGCCTGGCTGACGGAACAGGAGGAGCGCCGCCGCACCGAAGAGCGCCATCGGTACGACATCGCCGACTACCGGCTGACGCGCGAGATGGTCGGCGCCGCATTCGCGCGGTACCGGGAGTTCGTTTCCGAGCGAGGCATTCGGGAGTCGCGGCTTTGA